In the genome of Raphanus sativus cultivar WK10039 chromosome 4, ASM80110v3, whole genome shotgun sequence, one region contains:
- the LOC108855451 gene encoding probable aquaporin PIP1-5 yields the protein MEGKEEDVNVRANKFPERQPIGTAAQTEGKDYKEPPPAPFFEPGELKSWSFYRAGIAEFIATFLFLYVTVLTVMGVKRAPNMCSSVGIQGIAWAFGGMIFALVYCTAGISGGHINPAVTFGLFLARKLSLTGALFYIVMQCLGAICGAGVVKGFQPGPYQVNGGGANMVAHGYTKGSGLGAEIIGTFVLVYTVFSATDSKRSARDSHVPILAPLPIGFAVFWVHLATIPITGTGINPARSLGAAIIYNKDHAWDEHWIFWVGPFIGAALAALYHQIVVRAIPFKSKT from the exons atGGAGGGGAAAGAAGAAGACGTGAATGTGAGAGCAAACAAGTTCCCGGAGAGGCAGCCGATCGGTACGGCGGCGCAGACGGAGGGTAAGGACTACAAGGAACCACCTCCGGCTCCGTTCTTCGAACCAGGCGAGCTCAAATCTTGGTCCTTCTACAGAGCAGGCATAGCAGAGTTCATAGCCACTTTCCTTTTCCTCTACGTCACCGTTTTAACAGTCATGGGCGTCAAGAGAGCTCCCAACATGTGCTCCTCCGTTGGTATACAAGGCATCGCTTGGGCGTTCGGCGGCATGATCTTCGCTCTTGTCTACTGTACTGCCGGAATCTCAGGAGGACACATTAACCCGGCGGTGACATTCGGTTTGTTCTTGGCGAGGAAGCTTTCTTTGACAGGAGCTCTCTTCTACATAGTAATGCAGTGTCTTGGTGCTATCTGTGGTGCTGGTGTGGTCAAGGGTTTTCAGCCAGGGCCGTATCAGGTTAACGGAGGTGGAGCCAACATGGTGGCTCATGGATACACAAAGGGTTCAGGTCTTGGTGCAGAGATTATTGGAACTTTTGTTCTTGTCTACACTGTCTTCTCAGCTACTGATTCTAAGAGAAGTGCCAGAGACTCCCATGTCCCT ATCTTGGCTCCGCTTCCAATTGGGTTTGCTGTCTTCTGGGTGCACTTGGCCACTATTCCAATCACTGGAACTGGTATTAACCCGGCCAGGAGTCTTGGAGCTGCCATCATCTACAACAAGGATCATGCTTGGGACGAACAT TGGATCTTCTGGGTCGGTCCATTCATTGGTGCTGCTCTTGCTGCTCTGTACCATCAGATAGTCGTCAGAGCTATTCCTTTCAAGTCCAAGACATAA
- the LOC108855452 gene encoding tetraspanin-5: MNRTSNTVIGFVNILTLISSIVIIGSALWMGRSKTTCEHFLQKPLLVLGLAILVLSLAGLIGACCDVAWVLWVYLFFMVFIIVALMGLTLFGFIVTSHGGGVGVTGRVYKEFKLEEYHPWLKTRVMDANYWLTIKTCLLGSLTCSKLSFWTPIDYLQKDLTPLQSGCCKPPTSCVYNTETPIQQDSDCYRWNNAAAVLCYDCDSCRAGVLETVRRDWHKLSIVNVVIVLFLIAIYCVGCCAFKNAKRPQHYGFPYGRYGMSKSRPGWDQSWSRWWHGRDRY, encoded by the exons atgAACAGAACGAGCAATACTGTGATAGGCTTCGTGAACATCCTAACACTAATCTCCTCCATAGTTATAATAGGCTCAGCTTTATGGATGGGTAGGAGCAAGACAACATGCGAGCATTTCCTTCAGAAGCCACTTCTGGTCTTAGGCCTAGCAATCCTGGTCTTGTCACTAGCTGGTCTGATAGGAGCATGCTGTGACGTGGCTTGGGTCTTGTGGGTGTACCTCTTCTTCATGGTCTTCATCATAGTTGCGCTCATGGGGTTGACCCTCTTTGGGTTTATTGTTACTAGCCATGGTGGTGGTGTGGGTGTGACTGGTAGGGTCTATAAAGAGTTCAAACTTGAAGAGTATCATCCATGGCTTAAGACAAGGGTTATGGATGCTAATTATTGGTTGACTATAAAGACTTGTCTCTTGGGCTCACTCACTTGTTCCAAGCTCTCTTTTTGGACTCCTATTGATTATCTCCAAAAGGACTTGACTCCTCTTCAG TCTGGATGCTGCAAACCACCGACGTCGTGCGTATACAACACGGAGACGCCAATACAGCAAGATTCCGATTGTTACCGGTGGAACAACGCTGCGGCGGTGCTATGCTACGACTGTGACTCGTGTAGAGCTGGCGTTTTAGAGACAGTGCGGCGCGATTGGCATAAACTATCTATTGTTAACGTTGTCATTGTTCTCTTCCTCATCGCTATTTACTGCGTTGGCTGCTGCGCATTTAAAAACGCCAAACGCCCTCAACATTACGGTTTTCCTTACGGACGTTACGGCATGTCCAAGTCTCGACCCGGATGGGATCAGTCCTG GTCGAGGTGGTGGCATGGTAGAGATCGCTATTAG
- the LOC108855448 gene encoding uncharacterized protein LOC108855448: MATFNNFVLQLLLTITLILVVEAARDQRAIPSEEKKKEFERQLKAINKPAIKSFKVINKHFEQTEKGEIYDCIDIHKQLAFDHHLLKNHTVQMKPTSVPKWITSKKNSQKVDPLQLLPRGISCPDGTVIVKRTTTQDLLNAQNLKSIGFNSHIHSLTEGNNIDLTGHHFATVDYKYSTVSGVKGNINLWDLQVSQDQVSLATMAIAGGSIENLASISVGWMVNPLLYQDHIHLYTYWTADGYQKTGCYDIICPGFVQVSRRIPLGVLLKPVSIYNGTQYQMELSLHQDRATGDWWFIFGGVNVGYWPKSLFIASGLAKGTDKASWGGQVYSPLTKKSPFMGSGHFPTEGFGKAAFINGIEIIDGKGEALIPQIYTIKRHESSPNCYKAKFIHDDDDPWIRAVFYGGPGGCTGQLGSEESQGVKNLEKL, translated from the exons ATGGCTACCTTCAACAATTTTGTGTTACAACTTCTGCTAACAATCACTCTTATATTAGTCGTTGAGGCAGCTCGAGATCAACGAGCAATACCatcagaagaaaagaagaaagaattTGAGAGGCAACTCAAAGCTATCAACAAACCTGCAATCAAGAGTTTCAAGGTTATCAACAAACATTTCGAGCAGACTGAAAAGGGTGAAATATATGATTGTATCGACATTCACAAGCAACTAGCCTTTGATCATCATCTGCTCAAAAACCACACTGTTCAG ATGAAGCCCACAAGTGTACCTAAATGGATCACAAGCAAAAAAAATTCACAGAAAGTTGATCCCCTGCAGCTTCTGCCAAGGGGCATAAGTTGTCCAGATGGAACAGTAATTGTTAAAAGGACTACAACGCAAGATCTGTTAAACGCGCAGAATTTGAAATCAATTGGATTCAATAGCCATATACACAGTCTTACAGAGGGAAATAACATTGATTTAACTGGACATCAT TTTGCAACAGTTGATTATAAATATAGCACTGTTTCTGGAGTAAAAGGAAACATCAACCTATGGGATCTACAAGTGTCACAAGATCAAGTTAGTCTTGCAACCATGGCTATTGCTGGAGGTTCTATAGAAAACCTGGCCAGCATTTCAGTTGGATGGATG GTCAATCCATTGCTCTACCAAGATCACATTCACTTGTATACCTACTGGACT GCAGATGGATATCAAAAGACCGGCTGCTACGACATAATATGTCCAGGATTTGTGCAAGTCAGTAGGAGGATACCACTTGGTGTCCTTCTTAAACCAGTTTCAATTTATAATGGTACACAGTACCAGATGGAATTAAGCTTGCATCAG GATCGTGCCACGGGAGATTGGTGGTTTATATTTGGTGGTGTGAACGTTGGATATTGGCCAAAGTCTTTATTCATAGCTTCAGGCTTAGCCAAAGGAACAGATAAGGCATCGTGGGGAGGTCAGGTGTACAGTCCACTGACAAAGAAGAGTCCATTTATGGGCAGTGGGCATTTCCCAACTGAAGGTTTTGGAAAAGCAGCGTTTATAAACGGTATTGAAATCATTGATGGAAAGGGAGAAGCTTTGATTCCACAGATCTATACTATAAAGAGACATGAGAGCAGTCCAAATTGTTATAAGGCCAAGTTTATTCATGACGATGATGATCCTTGGATAAGAGCTGTTTTCTATGGAGGTCCTGGAGGCTGCACAGGTCAATTAGGATCTGAAGAGTCACAAGGTGTTAAGAATTTAGAGAAGCTATAA